In Arachis stenosperma cultivar V10309 chromosome 1, arast.V10309.gnm1.PFL2, whole genome shotgun sequence, one DNA window encodes the following:
- the LOC130944545 gene encoding uncharacterized protein LOC130944545, whose product MHRKGKAPASSLAPADVNPSTQSDTFVNEEAQKQYKNLEKKAFHYERELDVLVRYADSIHDRLNYYQWKFIELDPLEINEHMVKKFYGNLLKVDAKIVFLRGVQLDTSTHAFEALLQLSHIPPNRNAYIKIVADLIQGKISLDAVLKKIDRPDAYWENSKGENAVPIIIACSHLHPKARI is encoded by the coding sequence ATGCATCGTAAGGGCAAAGCACCGGCTTCTTCGTTGGCTCCTGCCGATGTCAATCCAAGCACTCAGTCAGATACTTTTGTAAATGAAGAGGCCCAGAAGCAATATAAGAATCTAGAAAAGAAAGCCTTCCATTATGAGAGAGAACTGGATGTTCTGGTTAGATATGCGGATTCTATCCACGACCGGCTTAATTACTATCAGTGGAAGTTCATAGAACTCGATCCATTAGAGATAAATGAGCACATGGTGAAAAAGTTCTATGGGAATTTACTGAAAGTAGACGCTAAAATAGTTTTTCTCCGAGGGGTGCAGTTAGACACCTCAACACATGCATTTGAGGCTCTCCTTCAGCTTTCTCACATTCCGCCAAACCGTAATGCTTATATCAAGATAGTGGCGGATTTGATTCAGGGCAAAATTTCACTAGACGCAGTTTTGAAGAAGATTGACCGACCTGATGCCTATTGGGAGAACAGTAAGGGAGAGAACGCCGTTCCCATTATCATTGCATGCTCTCATTTACACCCTAAGGCAAGGATTTAG